The Gymnogyps californianus isolate 813 chromosome 5, ASM1813914v2, whole genome shotgun sequence genome contains a region encoding:
- the PIK3C2A gene encoding phosphatidylinositol 4-phosphate 3-kinase C2 domain-containing subunit alpha translates to MDTCSCGMAQISSSNGFKQRSSLSLATTRPKDVDKEEALQMEAEALAKMQKERGVAGNKQTFHSLSSTRQKAQTHNKQDHDLMVFPESDAKSMEDKLSTIDIEKLTHAELEKLLLDDSFESSKVSTLPVSPILSPSMSSQFYLGPMGQRRQWTPGIPAPVTCTLPPIYPSASYTKQAGVFQNGFHPSMSSYRSREPIYLGLPRQSQYISYPLAATTPFHPQGSLPIYPPVLTPEMAKVFDKIASTSEFLKNGKSSTNLEMTAIKSAVSNLPASESCRDVSKFDWLDLDPLSKPKVDSAETLNKAENDGERASSMTAEDPWDAVLLEEKLLVTCHLERKVNGKSSGATVTRSQSLNMRTTQLAKLQGQTSQKDNGTTGMLTENVLLQEVEGQNQELSAFSQAVMKLRTKFPYANQQTNPGFVLSPVMLQRNISGESASVKVSIEIEEFQQPVTFTCDVSSPVELIIMQALCWVHDDLNEVDIGSYILKVCGQEEVLQNKHCVGSHEYIQNCRKWDTEIKLQLLTHSVICRDLARTEDDDRTPIDLTKHLYKVEKPFREPIIRSSIEELLDVYHKQVNIALKNENQHKAVDHVIKTVRKICSTLDCVETPAITESVKKLRRAVNLPRTKNAEVSLKCGDDTSKSSSGSLQPENPLKVSIDQLTGAVEALLRLHMNSCSSSAPISPKDSKSTKEAWTATEHLQFTIFAAHGISPGWVSNYEKYYLICSLTHNGKDLFKPVQSKKVGTYKNFFYLIKWDELIIFPIQISQLPLESVLCLTLFGILNQSSGSSPDSNKQRKGPEILGQVSLPLFDFRRLLTCGTKLLQLWTSSHPHHASVMASKKGNTERIVLQIDFPSHAFDIEYKIPQAAKTTVRHSIETLEKPLRERLLAILSKDNTIGLSKEDKEFLWEKRHHCHSHTSSLPKILVSAPHWDWASLPEIYSLLQQWPPLSPLAALELLDSKFADQEVRNTAVNWIETLSDDELTDFLPQFVQALKYETYLDSALVKFLLARALGSVRIAHYLYWLLKDTLYDTKFGVRYEQILGAFLSVCGKRLREELEKQTRLVQLLGMVAERVKQTSGSARQAALQNGMERVQLFFLKNKCRLPLNPSLVAKELNIKACSFFSSNAVPLKVALINADPLGEEINVMFKVGEDLRQDMLALQMIKIMDKIWLQEGLDLRMVIFKCLSTGKDRGMVELVPASDTLRKIQVEYGVTGSFKDKPLAEWLRKYNPTEEEYEKASENFIYSCAGCCVATYVLGICDRHNDNIMLRNTGHMFHIDFGKFLGHAQMFGSFKRDRAPFVLTSDMAYVINGGEKPTIRFQLFVDLCCQAYNLIRKHASLFLNLLSLMLSSGLPELSGVQDLKYVQDALQPQTTDAEATIFFTRLIESSLGSVATKFNFFIHNLAQLRFSGLPSNDEPILSFSAKTYSLKQDGRIKQVSVFTYQKRYNPDKHYIYVVRVLREGQVEPTFVFRTFDEFQELHNKLGILFPLWKLPGFPNKMVLGRTHIKDVAAKRKVELNSYIQSLMNSSSEVAECDLVYTFFHPLLRDDKVEGIDGIARPTDASPSSPTSGKVGGEVKLSISYRNSTLFIMVMHIKDLVTEDGADPNPYVKTYLLPDTHKTSKRKTKISRKTRNPTFNEMLVYSGYSMETLKQRELQLSVLSAESLRENFFLGGITLSLKDFNLSKETVNWYRLTAVPYL, encoded by the exons ATGGACACCTGCTCTTGCGGTATGGCCCAGATATCCAGTAGCAATGGATTTAAACAGCGCTCATCACTTTCTTTGGCAACCACAAGGCCAAAAGATGTGGACAAAGAGGAGGCATTGCAGATGGAAGCTGAGGCATTAGCtaagatgcagaaagaaagaggtgTAGCTGGTAATAAACAAACTTTTCATTCTTTAAGCAGCACGAGACAAAAAGCACAGACTCATAACAAACAGGACCATGATCTCATGGTGTTTCCAGAGTCTGATGCCAAGAGCATGGAAGATAAACTGAGTACCATTGACATAGAGAAGCTTACTCATGCTGAACTAGAGAAACTGCTGCTGGATGACAGTTTTGAATCTAGTAAAGTATCTACATTACCAGTAAGTCCTATTTTGAGCCCATCTATGTCTTCGCAATTTTATCTGGGGCCTATGGGTCAGAGAAGACAGTGGACGCCTGGGATACCAGCACCTGTGACATGCACTTTACCTCCTATTTACCCCTCAGCTTCCTACACAAAACAGGCTGGTGTATTTCAGAATGGATTCCATCCAAGTATGTCGTCCTATCGCTCTAGAGAACCTATTTATCTTGGTCTTCCAAGACAGTCACAATACATTTCATACCCATTGGCAGCTACTACACCTTTCCATCCACAAGGAAGCCTACCTATATATCCTCCAGTACTTACACCAGAAATGGCAAAAGTATTTGACAAAATTGCAAGCACCTCAGAATTCCTGAAAAATGGGAAGTCAAGCACAAACTTAGAAATGACTGCTATAAAGTCTGCAGTTTCTAACCTACCAGCCTCGGAAAGTTGCAGGGATGTTAGTAAATTTGATTGGCTAGATTTGGATCCCCTAAGTAAACCAAAAGTGGATAGTGCGGAGACTTTAAATAAGGCAGAGAATGATGGAGAGAGGGCTTCAAGTATGACTGCTGAAGATCCATGGGATGCTGTGCTGttagaagaaaagctgttaGTAACTTGtcatctggaaagaaaagttaatggGAAATCTTCTGGAGCAACAGTTACAAGGAGCCAGTCCTTAAACATGCGAACAACTCAACTTGCAAAGTTACAGGGCCAAACATCACAG AAAGACAATGGGACCACTGGCATGCTGACAGAAAACGTGCTTCTCCAAGAAGTTGAAGGGCAGAATCAAGAACTGTCAGCTTTTTCTCAAGCGGTTATGAA ATTGAGGACCAAATTTCCTTATGCTAATCAGCAAACAAATCCAGGCTTTGTGCTGAGTCCAGTCATGCTGCAAAGAAATATAAGTGGGGAGAGTGCCAGTGTCAAGGTTTCTATAGAAATCGAAGAATTCCAGCAACCAGTAACTTTTACGTGTGATG tGAGTTCCCCTGTTGAGCTTATAATAATGCAGGCACTTTGTTGGGTCCATGATGACTTGAATGAAGTGGACATTGGCAGCTATATCCTGAAAGTCTGTGGCCAAGAAGAAGTTTTACAGAA tAAGCACTGCGTAGGAAGTCATGAATATATTCAGAACTGTCGGAAGTGGGATACAGAAATCAAACTGCAGCTCTTGACCCATAGTGTAATATGCAGAGATCTGGCACGAACA GAAGATGATGACAGAACACCCATAGATCTAACCAAACACCTCTACAAAGTAGAAAAGCCTTTCAGAGAACCTATCATAAG GTCTTCTATTGAAGAGCTTCTTGATGTGTATCACAAGCAAGTTAACATAGCTCTTAAAAATGAG AACCAGCATAAAGCAGTAGATCACGTAATTAAGACTgtcagaaaaatctgttctacATTGGATTGTGTAGAGACTCCCGCAATAACGGAATCGGTAAAGAAGCTAAGGAGGGCTGTTAATCTTCCAAGGACTAAAAATGCTGAG GTATCTTTAAAATGTGGTGATGACACTAGCAAGAGCTCATCTG GTTCACTGCAGCCTGAAAACCCTCTGAAAGTGAGTATAGACCAGTTAACAGGAGCAGTTGAGGCCCTTCTGCGACTCCACATGAATTCATGTAGCAGTTCTGCACCAATTTCTCCAAAAGATAGTAAGAGTACCAAGGAAGCATGGACTGCCACAGAACATCTCCAGTTCACAATATTTGCTGCTCATGGAATTTCTCCTGGTTGGGTATCAAA TTATGAAAAATACTACTTGATCTGTTCTCTGACCCATAATGGAAAAGATCTGTTTAAACCTGTTCAGTCCAAGAAGGTTGGCACATACAAGAACTTCTTCTACTTGATTAAATGGGATGAACT aataattttccCCATCCAAATTTCACAGCTGCCTTTGGAATCAGTCTTATGTCTGACTTTGTTTGGAATCCTAAATCAAAGCAGTGGGAGTTCTCCTGACTCAAATAAGCAGAGAAAGGGCCCAGAAATTTTGGGTCAAGTTTCTCTACCTCTTTTTGATTTTAGGCG ATTGTTAACTTGTGGGACAAAGCTTTTACAACTCTGGACCTCGTCACATCCACATCATGCATCAGTGATGGCCAGTAAGAAAGGAAATACGGAAAGAATAGTATTGCAG attgaCTTTCCATCCCATGCTTTTGATATTGAATATAAAATTCCTCAAGCTGCAAAGACTACTGTGCGTCATTCCATAGAAACATTAGAAAAACCATTGAGAGAACGTCTCCTTGCCATTCTCTCCAAGGATAACACTATTGG GCTAtcaaaagaagataaagaattTTTGTGGGAGAAGAGACATCATTGTCATAGTCATACTAGTAGCCTACCAAAAATATTGGTTAGTGCCCCTCACTGGGACTGGGCAAGTCTTCCAGAAATATATTCGTTACTTCAGCAGTGGCCTCCTTTATCACCCTTAGCTGCACTGGAACTACTTGATTCAAA GTTTGCTGATCAGGAAGTACGAAATACAGCTGTGAATTGGATAGAGACTTTAAGTGATGATGAGTTAACAGATTTCCTCCCTCAATTTGTACAG gCATTGAAATATGAAACCTACCTGGACAGTGCTCTTGTCAAATTTCTTTTGGCTCGGGCACTGGGAAGTGTTCGCATAGCGCACTACCTATATTG GCTTCTTAAGGATACACTGTATGATACAAAGTTTGGTGTAAGGTATGAGCAAATTCTTGgagcttttctttcagtctgtggaaaaaggctgagggaagagctggagaagcagaCCAGACTAGTGCAGCTTTTGGGAATGGTAGCAGAAAGAGTAAAGCAAACGAGTGGATCTGCTCGGCag gCTGCCTTGCAAAATGGTATGGAACGtgtgcagttatttttcttgaagaacAAATGCCGTTTGCCTCTCAATCCCAGTCTTGTGGCAAAAGAGTTAAATATTAAG GCATGTTCTTTCTTCAGCTCCAATGCCGTACCACTGAAAGTTGCACTGATAAATGCAGACCCTCTGGGAGAAGAAATTAATGTGATGTTTAAG gTTGGAGAAGATCTGAGACAAGATATGTTGGCTTTACAAATGATTAAGATTATGGATAAGATCTGGCTGCAGGAGGGCCTGGATTTACGGATGGTTATCTTCAAGTGTCTCTCAACTGGAAAAGACCGAG gCATGGTAGAGCTTGTTCCTGCTTCAGATACGCTTAGAAAAATTCAAGTGGAATATGGAGTGACAGGTTCTTTTAAAGACAAGCCTCTGGCAGAATGGTTGCGAAAGTATAATCCTACAGAGGAGGAGTATGAAAAG gcttcagaaaacttcatttaCTCTTGTGCAGGATGCTGTGTGGCTACTTACGTGTTGGGAATTTGTGACCGCCACAATGATAACATAATGCTCCGAAACACAGGGCATATGTTTCACATTGACTTTGGAAAATTTTTGGGTCATGCGCAAATGTTTGGTAGctttaaaag GGATCGAGCTCCTTTTGTGCTAACATCGGATATGGCTTATGTCATTAATGGTGGTGAAAAACCCACTATTCGCTTTCAGTTGTTTGTGGATCTCTGTTGTCAAGCTTACAATTTGATAAGAAAACATGCAAGCCTCTTCCTTAACCTACTTTCATTG aTGCTTTCTTCTGGGTTACCAGAACTAAGTGGGGTTCAGGACTTGAAGTATGTCCAGGATGCTCTCCAGCCGCAAACAACAGATGCAGAAGCTACCATTTTCTTTACGAG gttGATTGAATCCAGTCTGGGAAGTGTTGCCACAaagtttaatttcttcattcACAATTTGGCTCAGCTGCGTTTCTCAGGTCTACCTTCTAATGATGAGCCCAtcctctcattttctgctaAAACATATTCTCTTAAACAAGATGGCCGAATTAAACAAGTGTCTGTGTTTACATATCAGAAGAGATATAACCCAGATAAACATTAT ATCTATGTAGTGAGAGTTCTGAGAGAAGGGCAAGTTGAGCCAACGTTTGTCTTCCGAACATTTGATGAGTTCCAGGAGCTCCACAACAAACTTGgcattctctttcctctttggaAGTTACCAGG CTTTCCTAATAAGATGGTTCTGGGACGAACACATATAAAAGATGTAGCAGCTAAAAGAAAAGTGGAGCTCAACAGCTACATACAGAGTCTGATGAACAGTTCTTCAGAGGTGGCAGAA TGTGATCTTGTTTATACTTTTTTCCATCCGTTACTTCGTGATGACAAAGTGGAAGGAATAGATGGAATAGCCAGGCCTACAG ATGCAAGTCCATCAAGTCCTACCTCGGGCAAAGTGGGAGGAGAAGTGAAGCTATCCATATCATATAGAAATAGCACTCTATTTATCATGGTGATGCACATTAAAGACCTG GTTACAGAAGATGGTGCAGATCCAAATCCCTATGTAAAAACATACTTACTTCCAGATACGCACAAAACATCCAAACGCAAAACCAAAATCTCCCGGAAGACAAGAAATCCAACTTTCAATGAAATG CTTGTGTACAGTGGATATAGCATGGAGACTCTGAAACAGAGAGAACTTCAGTTAAGTGTGCTCAGTGCAGAATCGTTACGTGAGAACTTTTTCTTGGGTGGAATTACACTCTCACTAAAGGACTTCAACTTGAGCAAGGAGACTGTTAACTGGTATCGACTAACTGCTGTACCCTATCTGTGA